In Palaemon carinicauda isolate YSFRI2023 chromosome 38, ASM3689809v2, whole genome shotgun sequence, a single window of DNA contains:
- the LOC137630491 gene encoding uncharacterized protein — protein MSQVIKKTIDTAFRHSRIFSGINEKKAIVRRCITTIQNPLLGTHNPSADIRSECNEDLKWMFPASKEIEELCFAHKHRSSFTCGVYSFNAKLPLKHEEVEKALIILQRKIPSFCCCMKKRDDQFWICDTNPRIDFEILEGVSSSDVTNGFCNDAMGYEEGPLWKTRLLRVPDNSPCILPEIKEAFPYQYDLIVSYHHAFFDGYTGVIFANTLVQVLNDVIAGRPVDNQPSAVYASYADIQELHTKIRRQLEDDPDKLRELKEEILACDNTPILFKAYPPPGGEDHSVGIIRNIDNQTLQKFHAYCKNAGVTFNSGFEALVNTALVEMVRDAGVDDESHQISINLSMDLRRYKRRYELPIVGLHRRQYTHRVSTSSNVRNHFWKYTQKLHNKLNKEITSGEVLEQYVVRQMTMPQIQYDEYYKGNPPMVRDYCLANVGDITKVLPGVGDHLQLTSVYTKTGLIKAPYLMMHHTFTFRGHSPYTLSYNRKCMSDDTAGQLMDRVMNLLQHFPQ, from the exons ATGTCACAGGTGATAAAGAAGACCATAGACACAGCATTTCGACATTCCCG GATATTCTCAGGAATTAATGAGAAAAAGGCAATCGTTAGAAGATGCATCACAACAATTCAAAATCCTTTGCTTGGTACACATAACCCATCAGCAGATATAAG GTCAGAATGCAATGAAGATTTGAAATGGATGTTTCCTGCATCCAAAGAAATAGAAGAGCTTTGTTTTGCCCATAAACACAGATCCTCATTCACCTGTGGAGTCTATAGCTTCAATGCAAAATTACCGTTGAAGCATGAAGAGGTAGAAAAAGCCCTTATTATTTTACAAAG AAAAATTCCCAGTTTTTGCTGCTGCATGAAGAAGAGAGATGACCAGTTTTGGATATGTGATACCAATCCAAGAATAGATTTTGAG ATACTGGAAGGAGTGTCTTCCTCAGATGTGACAAACGGCTTCTGCAATGATGCCATGGGATACGAAGAAGGTCCTTTGTGGAAAACACGTCTTCTTAGAGTTCCTGATAACTCTCCTTGTATTTTGCCAGAGATCAAAGAAGCTTTTCCATATCAGTATGATCTTATAGTATCTTACCACCATGCTTTTTTTGATGGTTACACGGGGGTAATATTTGCTAACACATTAGTTCAAGTACTAAATGACGTTATTGCGGGTCGACCCGTTGACAACCAACCATCCGCTGTATATGCCTCTTATGCCGATATTCAGGAACTTCATACAAAGATTAGGAGACAGCTCGAGGATGATCCTGATAAACTTCGAGAACTAAAAGAAGAGATCTTAGCCTGTGACAACACACCAATCCTGTTCAAAGCCTATCCTCCACCGGGAGGAGAAGACCATTCTGTAGGAATTATCCGAAACATAGACAATCAGACATTACAGAAATTTCATGCTTACTGTAAAAATGCTGGAGTGACTTTCAACAGTGGATTCGAAGCCCTCGTTAACACAGCTTTAGTGGAAATGGTGAGGGATGCTGGAGTTGATGATGAATCCCACCAAATAAGTATCAATTTATCTATGGACCTACGTCGCTACAAAAGACGTTACGAACTTCCAATAGTTGGTCTTCACAGAAGGCAATATACACATAGGGTTAGCACCAGTTCAAATGTCCGAAATCACTTCTGGAAATACACTCAAAAGCTCCATAATAAGCTTAACAAAGAGATAACATCAGGAGAAGTTTTGGAACAGTACGTTGTGCGGCAAATGACCATGCCACAGATACAGTATGATGAATACTACAAAGGTAACCCACCAATGGTTCGAGACTACTGTTTGGCAAATGTAGGAGACATAACAAAAGTTTTACCAGGTGTAGGAGATCACCTGCAGTTAACAAGTGTTTACACTAAAACTGGATTGATTAAAGCACCATACTTGATGATGCATCACACATTTACATTCAGGGGACATTCTCCATACACCCTGAGCTATAACCGGAAGTGCATGTCTGACGATACTGCTGGACAGCTCATGGATAGGGTTATGAATCTTTTACAACACTTTCCTCAATAA